The nucleotide window gtgggtgaacaaattactgttgagcaattgacagaattgagcatagttatgagaatatctaggtatgatcatgtatataggcatcacgtccgagacaagtagactgactcctgcctgcatctactactattactccactcatcgaccgctatccagcatgcatctagagtattaagttaaaaacatagtaacgcaccttaagcaagatgacatgatgtagagggatagtttcatgcaatatgataaaaaaaaccatcttgttatcctccatggcaacaatacaatacgtgccttgctgccccttctgtcactgggaaaggacaccgcaagattgaacccaaagctaagcacttctcccattgcaagaaaaaccaatctagtaggccaaaccaaactgataattcgaagagacttgcaaagataaccaatcatacataaaagaattcagagaagattcaaatattattcatagatagacttgatcataaacccataattcatcgatctcaacaaacacaccgcaaaaagaagattacattgaatagatctccacaagagagggggagaacattgtattgggatccaaaaagagagaagaagccatctagctactaactatggacccgaaggtctgaggtaaactactcacacttcatcggaggggctatggtgatgtagaagccctccatgatgatggccctctccggcggagctccagaacaggccccaagatgggatctcgtggaaacagaaagttgcggcggtggaattaggtttttggctccgtatctgatcgtttgggggtacgtaggtatatataggaggaatgagtacgtcggtggagcttcgaggggcccacgaggcagggggcgcgccctagggggggcgccctccaccctcgtgaccgcctcgtggctttcttgacggagggtccaagtctcctgggtcttatctgatgagaaaatcacgttcccgaaggtttcattccgtttggactccgtttgacattctttttctctgaaacactgaaataggcaaaaaacagcaattctgggttgggcctctggttaataggttagtccaaaaaataatataaaagtggaaaataaagcccaatatagtccaaaacagtagataatatagcatggagcaatcaaaaattatagatacgttggagacgtatcaaataaGACCTTGAGGAACTGCTCGTTCGCCAGCTTGACAGAAACGGCGCTGAAGCACTCTGACAGGGATAGCAAGTTGTGAATCAACAGGAGGAAGATCAGATTGTACCTGACAATGAGGCCCCAATGCTTTCTTCAGTTGAGAGACATGCAAAACTGGATGAATTTTGCTATGAGGAGGAAGTTGCAGGCGATAAGCAGAAGGACCAATGCGCTCCAGTATCTTGAAGGGGCCATAAAACTTGAAAAGAAGCTTATGATGTGCACGGGGGGCAACAGAAGACTGCACATACGGCTGTAGTTTCATCAAGACAGAGTCACCCACTTGAAATACCCTGTCAGATCTCTTCTTGTCTGCCTGATCTTTCATACGAACACGCACACGTTCCAAATGCTACTGCAACAGCCTGAGCATGAGTGCGCGATCTTGGAGCCAAGTGGACAGTTCTAGCACTGAACAAGCGTCTGCATCTGATATGCCAAACTGATGAGGAGAATGCCCATACAGAGTCTCAAATGGAGATTTACCTTGCAGAGAGGAATGCATACTGGTGTTATACCAATACTCCGCGAGTGACAGCCACTGCGCCCACTTAGCCGGGCATGCATGCGTGAAACATCGAAGAAAGGCTTCCAAGCACTGATTCACGCGCTCTAACTGTCTGTCAGTCTGAGGATGATGGGAAGAACTCATCTTGAGCTTAGTGCCTATCAGAGCAGCAATCTCTCGCCAAAAACGACTGGTAAAGATACGATCACGATCAGTAACAATTGATTCAGGCATCCTGTGAAGCTTGTATATGTTGTCCATGAACGCTGCAGTCACCGTGGATACAGTAAAGGGATGCTGAAGTCCAATAAAATGTGCATACTTGGACAACTTGTCCACAACCACTAGAATGCAATTAAAGCCACCCGATTTTGGAAGGCCTTCAACAAAATCCATAATAAGTAGTTGCCAGTACTGAGAAGGAACATGCAAAGGAGGAAGAAGTCCAGGGTATTTAGCATGATCTGGTTTAGCACGTTGACAGATCAAGCATTCTTGCACCATCTTATGCACCTGATTACTCATGCCTTTCCAATAGAATAATTTCTTGAGCTTCCGCAAGGTGAGTGGCACACCTGAATGTCCTCTCAGGGGACTAGCATGGAAAGCCTCAATAATTTTCACTGTCATGGGTGAGCCATGAGGCAACCACAATCGCTGCTTGTACCTGATCAGTCCATTTTGTAGAGAAAAGGCATCTCCAGAGTCAGAGCGAACAGCCAATCTCGTAAGCAATTCTTGCGCTTCTTGATCATGTTGGTAGGTGTCACACACATCCTGCAACCAAGCTAGGTGCTGACAAGTGATCGCTAACAATTCAGACTCAGGATGTGGTCTGCGAGATAAGGCATCAGCAACTCGATTTTCAGACCCTTTTTTGTATTTGATCTTGAACTGCAAACCTAGCAACTTAGTGAACACTTTCTGCTGCCAGGGAGTATGCAAGCGCTGGTCTTCCAGATGGGCCAAACTGCAGTGATCGGTAAAAATCAAAAACTCAGAATGTTGTAAGTATGTGTGCCACTGTTCAACAACCAATAAAATCGCCATGTATTCCTTCTCATAAGTGGACAATCCATGATTTTTTGGTCCCAGTCCCTTACTGACAAATGCTATTGGATGTCCCTTCTGTAATAACACTGCACCTACCCCAGTGTCACTGGCATCAGTTTCAACAACAAACTGAACCTTGAAATCTGGCAAAGCAAGTACACGTGCTGACGTTAGAGCTTTTTTCAACACTTCAAAAGCAGTCTGTGTTGTTGTAGACCATACAAAGGGCACATTCTTGCGCAGGAGATGAGTCAAGGGCTGGCTGATAACACCATAATTGCCACAAATTTCCTGTAGTACCCGGAAAGTCCAAGAAACCCTCGAAGCTCCCTAATAGATTGGGGCACTGGCCACTCAAGGACCGCTTGCACCTTAGCTGGGTCTGTTGACACTCTGTTCCCACTGACCACAAAGCCCAGATAGGATATGCTACGCTGGGCAAATGCACATTTTGACTCTTTAACTCTCCACTGATGTTGCCTGAGTAGTTGCAAAACTTTCTTGAGGTGCTGCACATGTTCCTCTAAGGTAGCACTGAACACCGGTATATCATCAAAGAATACAACTGCACAGACACGGTCCACAGGTGCTAGAGTAAAGTTCATCTCTCCTTGGAATGTAGCTGGCCCTCCCGTCAGCCCAAATGATACCACATTAAACTCATAGTGACCATTGTGTGTATGAAAGGCCGTCTTGTATTCTTCCCCGAGAGCCAaacggatctgatgatacccagCACGAAGGTCCAATTTGGAAAACCATGAGGCGCCTGATAATTCATCGAGCAATTCATCTATCACGGGCAGAGGATATTTAGTCTTTAGTGTCAACATATTCAGTTGTCTGTAATCAACACAGAGTCGCCATGTGCCTTCCTTTTTCTTAACCAAAATGATTGGGGAAGCAAATGGACTAGTGCTAGGAGAAATTACACCTGAGGCTAGCATTTCTTTCACTTGTCGTTCTATTTCTGTCTTTTGCTCAGGGGAATACCTGTACGGTCTAATGTTAACAAGATGAGCTCCCTCCACCAGTGGTACTTTGTGATCACAGGAGCGACGAGGAGGAAGACCAGTAGGTTCCTCAAAGATATCAGCAAAGGAAGCAATGACTTGTTGAATTTCTTCAGGTACATCATCCATCACAGTCACTTTTGTTTCTTGTGTGTCTTGGATAAGTTGTAGTTCTACCACAATGAATTCACACTCAGATGGCAGGTCTCCTTGTAGAACCACTTTTGCGCCCTTGTAATCAAAGGATAGCCATTTTTGTAACCAATTAACACTCATAGTCCCCCGAGCTGAGAGCCAATCCATCCCAATAATCCCATCATAATGTTGCAGAGGTAGGATTTTGAAATCAGTAACAAACTGATGTCCCTCCACTGACCATCCACAGTTAGGAATCCAAGCAGAGCATTCCAGTTGCCATCCTCCAGCGATCTTGACTTTCTGCACCCTGCTCAAAGGTTGCTGACCCACCAAATGACCTGCTAATTTGTCACTGAGAAATGAATGTGAGCTTCCAGAATCCAATAAGAAGACTACTTCCTGTCCTCCAACTTGACAAGTGAGTCGAATAGCACTGTTAGCCGGATCAGATGTTTGTGTTTCTGCAGATAATACCATCAAATCCACTTCACTATCATCAGATTCCACAGGATCAGTAGCACAAAATTCCAATATCTCCTGCACAACATGCAGTTGCACTGTATTATTGCACTTGTGATCTCTGCCCCACCTCTCACCACATATGTAACACAACCCTTTTGCCCTCCTGTAAGCCTTGAGAGTGGCTAACTTTTCCTCAGTAACTGAAGTGACCTTTTGTGTTTCAGGTACTCGGATCTCAATTGGCACTTTATATTCAGCTGACTGTTTATACTGCTGAGATGGATTGGAGTAACTAGCTCGCCTGCTGCAAGGAGTGTACTCTGGTTCACAATCAGCAACCTCTTCTTGCACAGCAGCAATGGAATAAGTTGCATCCAAATCAGCAGGCCTTTGCACTGCAACCACCATCCTGACAGTGTGTTTCAGACCATCAATAAAACGCGTGGTATAGTGTAACATATCAGGATCAGGTTCATAAGCGGTCAACTGATCCATCAACTCTGAGAATTGAGCAATGTATTCCTCCACAAATCCTGTTTGTTGCAGCCTGTACAATTTGCGCACAAGTGATTGATGCTGATTGCGCCCAAAGCGAGCAAGGACGGCAGCACAAAACTCATCCCATGATGCACGAACAAACTTATGCTTTACTAATGAGAGCCAACGCGCTGCTGATCCTTCAAATTGCATAGCTGCTACTGCAATCCAAAGATCAGGATCTGTGTCCAACATGTCAAAATAATCCACACACCGTGTTTGCCATAATTTGGGGTTCTCTCCATCAAACCTCGGAAAATCAACTGACGGTGGTCTCCCGTGCCCAGAATTGCCTGACGAAGACGCAGCACCATTCCTCCTCTGACGGGCAGACAGACTGGAGAAGGACGAGGTTGGTCTGGGTAATTCAGTCATACCTCGAGCTGGAGGTGGAACATACGGCCCTGACGAGACTGCACCATTCGACGCCATGGATGAGCGAAACGCATGCGCGCTCCCCTCGGGTGCGCCCTTCGGCGAACGCTCGCCTCCTTCCGCTTCGCTGGGGCGAGCTGCAGAACTATTGGCGACACGCAACTCCTGGATCTGCTTGAGGAGGTCCGCTTCCGCGCCGTCGGTGTACGCTTGCATGTCGTTGACCGCTGCTTCCATCGCTGCCTCGACGGCCTTGTCGACTGCCGCCCCGACGGAGCGCGACACCACCGCCTCGACAACGCTGCCCACCGTCGCCACAATCATCGCCTCGAGCTCCTTCTGGTGGCGAAGATGAGCCGCGTCGCTTGCTTGTGTGACCGTCTCGTAGATCGCCTTCCCCTCGGGAGTGAGTTTCTCCATTAGCTCCTGACGCCGGCGCGCCGCCAGCCTAGTCTCGTGCGGATGCTCCAGCGTGGGTGGAATTTTTTGGCTCTGAGTACCAATTGTTAGCAACTAGCTACAAATCTCAAGGAATTGCCATGGAGGAAAGGGGATCGAGAGGGGAATCGCTTCAGTATTCGAATTGCAGTAGCTAGTTACAGGTTTCTCCTCTTACAAGCTGACGGCAGAGCCGTTCAACCAATGGCCGAATGACACGGTAGCTGGGACACGTCGATATATAGTTCACTTGACCCAATCGTCTGAGGCGTATCGCTGAGCTGGCTGACTCAGTCGCTTGTCGAGCCGAACCACCTCCTGGGCTTCTTCGGTTAGGCCGTCTCCTGTAGTAGCCCGTGGTTTAGCCTTAACAGATACCTTGGTGTTGTCCGCTTGAGGAAGGTCCCTTGGTTAGTCTCAAAGAGACGGGAGAGGTTTTCGATTATATAAGATACATCAACCGAAATATATGTAGTTATTTACCTGATATGGTGATAATGGCAACTGACCAAAGAGCTCAGCCATGTGTGACCTGAAATTCAACTTGGCATGTATTATACCTGAATCATCAGTACCAGTGAGAGGCACCTCCCCGGCTCTCAGATTTGCTGATATACATAACAGGCTGCACACTTGAGAGAAGAAAACACCCACTTTTCAGTTTAACAGGAGATTGGTGAAGAACTGAAGATATGGTCAGCCCGGGACTCTGTGCGGCACGAAGGCAAGCACTCCGGTTATGTTCTTATTATAAAATTGAATCGAACCGTTGCGGTTTACCGAAAAAAGGGTTTCTCCCCGCTTTGTATTCCAAAGCAATCAACATCGATACAGAATCGCTGGGTCAAACAGCACAACAAAtccaaaagaaaaagaagaagaagcaaatgCCAACAACGGCAGCTCGACAGAGCGCGGATGACCCGCCACCGCTACGCCCACCAAAGACAAACCACTACAACCCGAGGCTCCGGACCACCGTGTACAAAACAGCACCTCCCAAAAGGAAAGCGACGCCGACGACGCTGCTGCCCGGACATGTCCTAGGGTTTCCCCGGCACGCGGAGGGAGGTGGGGGATGGATATCACCGACACCCTCCAGGATGGATATCACCGCATCGGGGCCGAAGACCGGCAAGGATTTCTCCCGTACTCCAATCCCCGCCGACCAACCAGACCGCCGTCCACCACCATGCGCCATTGCGGTTGCGCCGTCACCCACGCCGCCTCACTGCGAACACCAACACGAGGCCAATAGGACCGGAGAGAAGCGCCCCACGGAGGGAGAAGCAGCACTGAAGCCGAACGGGAGGGAACCACCTCCACCGCCGTCGTGCGGGAGGCCAGAGCCTCTGGCACCGTCGCGGTAGCCGTCCGGACGCGGCAGGAGGGCATGCCAGGCCACCCCTGGCCCGGCCAGGCCCGAAACGGGCCCGCTAAGCCCCGCCGTCACGCTGCAGCAAGCCGGCGATGGCGTCGCCAACACCCTGCCGCTCATcgcctctccccctcctcccgGAAGCCACGAAGCAGACCcaccccgccgccggcccgcccagAAGTCCGCCTCCGCTCGCGCCAGGAGCCCCCGCCGCCGCACTGGACCGCCGCCGCCTAGAAGCACCGCCCGGGGTCGCCTCGTCTCGTGCCGGCGAACACCCGAGAGGGAAAAAGCCAGGGGGGCGCCGCCACCAGCGTCGCCCGGGCCAAGCCCGCAGCGGACGCCGGCGCCGGcgggagagaggaagggggagggaGAGGCGTGCGGTGATGCAAGCGGTGGGCGGGTTTTGTGTGCTGCGTCCTGACCTGCCGGGGCAGACGACGTTGGCAAGGACAAAGACCAACGATCTGTTGCGACGCAGGCCGGTGATCCCTTTTTTCTTTTGCTAGAGTAGAATTAGAAGTAGAACGCGAGTGTGGCAGAGAGGACGAGTCGTGCATGAGAAGGGGTTGACTTGATCCAACGACTCTACGTTGCGCGAATGTAAGGGCTTGGGAGGTGACCGATCTGGAATCTAGCCGGTCGACCGACGTGGAGTGCTGCCCATCTAAAAAGAGAAAATCCGGACCCAAACGGCCTAGGCGCGAACGGACGGGGCGGGCGGCACGCCTGAGCCCACCACCACACCCCTGCTCCTCTGCCCGAGCATTTCTTTCCTTCTCTTCCCAGGCTGCAATTGCTCTGCAGCTCCGCGTCGGCGTCGCCATGGAGCTCGCCGTCAGAGCCGCGGCGGCGTCCTGCTCCTCCTCCCCGTCGCTCCATCCCCCGCGCGTCCGCTGCCGCCTTGGCCGCAGCCCAGGCCTGCCGCAGCGGGCTCGCCGGGTGGCCGTCGCCGCGGCGGCCGTCGCCCTCGACCCGGTACGTACCTACCTAGGCCACTAGCTGATTCTCATCTCAGGGAAGGCAAGGGAACGcgttgtgtgtgtgtgcgcgcgctaGAAAAAAGGGGGAACGATTGTCGCATGCCAGATGTTCGGTGTTATGTCTAGGCGGGGTTTGGCAGGAACCAAGCTCTGTATTTGCTCCAAGAGTAATCAATTGAGTCGAGATAGGCGTGATTTAGCAGAGCTTTTCAGTTTGGGGAGGTGATGCGTGTCATGGCGTGCACTGCTAGTATTTGGCAACGAGAGGGAAAGACTGTTAGAACTTAGAATTATTAGTACGTACTACTAGTTAACCTTGTCTTAGTTTCAGACTTTATTTATCTGCATTTTGTAACAATCTGGGCATTGGTCAATCTGTATAGGTCATGCCCTCTACTCAAAACGTTCACTTGCTCTGCGCTAGTACAGCAGACAAGGGATGGGCGATGTCTTGGGCGGACAGGCGTGCAGTGTAGCGCACGTCCTGGTGAGCGCCTCCGGCGGCCGTGTGAGTCATGTATATCTCGTCCTCCTTCGTGTTGCTGCAGAGATTAACCCCAGAAAATGCCAAAAAGGCATGCGGTGTAGTGCCCACCAAAATCTCTGACTTCTTGCCATTCCTCTGCTTTGTGCATTTCTGTTGTAGTGTGCAGACCACCTGTTCGTTGGTTTGCCTGAAGAAGCTTGGGTGAGGAACTGAGTTCCCAGCTCTGTCCACTGGACAAGGAAGGACGAGGGAGACTCAGGCAACTATCACTATCAGACTGTACCTCCCATTTAGATTAGTGATTGAGCTAAATGGTTATATACCTGCTGATATCTGGATTTCTGTTGCCTTAGGACTAGTGGTCTCTGCAATCTAGCTTGTACTTTTTAATACTAGAGAGCTAGTCTTGCTAACAGCGATCGTGTGTGGTTCAGAAATAAGCAGCCTGTTTAATACAGTAGCATGGTTTACAGTCGTGTTAAGGGTAAGCCAAGGTGAATGTTTTGCATACAAGGTGTTTGATGTTATGCCAAGGGAGGACTTTATTCATACCGTGTGAAACTGACAATGACTATGTGAACAATTTCAGGAGATCAAAACCGAGCAGAATGACGTTTCGAAAACTGAGGTCTTTGCGTGCCCTGTTTGCTATGAACCGCTGATAAGGAAAGGGCCACCAGGCATGAACTTGTACGTCTAAAGTCCATGATTTATCTTCATCTCTCATGCATATCTGTTGTCTGGATTAGGATTTATGTCGTTTGGCTTCTACGCATGTCCCAGGCCGGCGATATATAGGTCCGGATTCAAGTGTTCAAAATGCAGCAAGTCATTCACCAGCAAAGATGTCTTCCTGGATCTCACTGTCACCTCAGGAATGAAAGAATACAGTGAACTCAAGCCTGCTAGAACCGAGCTATTCAGGAGTCCACTTGTCTCGTTTCTTTACGAAGAGGGGGTGGCGTCAGAACTTCAATCGGAGTGGCTTCCCTGGCCGCGACGAAGAGGTACATTTCTAGGACGCCTCACTCTTTAAGTTGTTGCTGCTCACTAAATTGTTACATACCTGGCTTGTAAATTCATACATCTGTCGCAGGTAATATTTGGTGCTTCATGTTTTGGTGTTGCAA belongs to Triticum urartu cultivar G1812 chromosome 7, Tu2.1, whole genome shotgun sequence and includes:
- the LOC125525118 gene encoding uncharacterized protein LOC125525118 yields the protein MEKLTPEGKAIYETVTQASDAAHLRHQKELEAMIVATVGSVVEAVVSRSVGAAVDKAVEAAMEAAVNDMQAYTDGAEADLLKQIQELRVANSSAARPSEAEGGERSPKGAPEGSAHAFRSSMASNGAVSSGPYVPPPARGMTELPRPTSSFSSLSARQRRNGAASSSGNSGHGRPPSVDFPRFDGENPKLWQTRCVDYFDMLDTDPDLWIAVAAMQFEGSAARWLSLVKHKFVRASWDEFCAAVLARFGRNQHQSLVRKLYRLQQTGFVEEYIAQFSELMDQLTAYEPDPDMLHYTTRFIDGLKHTVRMVVAVQRPADLDATYSIAAVQEEVADCEPEYTPCSRRASYSNPSQQYKQSAEYKVPIEIRVPETQKVTSVTEEKLATLKAYRRAKGLCYICGERWGRDHKCNNTVQLHVVQEILEFCATDPVESDDSEVDLMVLSAETQTSDPANSAIRLTCQVGGQEVVFLLDSGSSHSFLSDKLAGHLVGQQPLSRVQKVKIAGGWQLECSAWIPNCGWSVEGHQFVTDFKILPLQHYDGIIGMDWLSARGTMSVNWLQKWLSFDYKGAKVVLQGDLPSECEFIVVELQLIQDTQETKVTVMDDVPEEIQQVIASFADIFEEPTGLPPRRSCDHKVPLVEGAHLVNIRPYRYSPEQKTEIERQVKEMLASGVISPSTSPFASPIILVKKKEGTWRLCVDYRQLNMLTLKTKYPLPVIDELLDELSGASWFSKLDLRAGYHQIRLALGEEYKTAFHTHNGHYEFNVVSFGLTGGPATFQGEMNFTLAPVDRVCAVVFFDDIPVFSATLEEHVQHLKKVLQLLRQHQWRVKESKCAFAQRSISYLGFVVSGNRVSTDPAKVQAVLEWPVPQSIRELRGFLGLSGYYRKFVAIMVLSASP